A genomic stretch from Aminobacter aminovorans includes:
- a CDS encoding ABC transporter substrate-binding protein has protein sequence MKQLLKSTVAASALLLALGMVSATAQETLDPKAKQGGAITITYKDDVATLDPAIGYDWQNWSMIKSLFDGLMDYEPGTTTLRPELAESYEISPDGKTFTFKLRKGVKFHNGREMTADDVKYSLDRVTNPKTQSPGAGFFASINGYDDVAGGKSESLAGVTVVDPSTVKIELSRPDATFLHVMAINFSHVVPKEEVEKYGADFGKHPVGTGAYKMAEWTLGQRLVFERNADYWHKGLPYIDKITFEIGQEPIVALLRLQNGEVDVPGDGIPPAKFQEVMADPEQKARVVEGGQLQTGYVTMNTQMAPFDNVKVRQAVNMAINKDRIVKLINNRAVPANQPLPPSMPGYDKAFTGYAFDLDKAKALLGEAGHPEGFETELFVMNTDPNPRIAQAIQQDLAAIGIKASIQSLAQANVIAAGGEKDGAPMIWSGGMAWIADFPDPSNFYGPILGCGGAVQGGWNWAWYCNKELDEKAAAADSIVDPAKAEERAKLWGEIYAKIMADAPWAPVFNEQRFTMKSPRMGGDDKLYVDPVHIPINYDYVYVNDVQ, from the coding sequence ATGAAACAGCTGTTAAAATCAACCGTCGCCGCGTCAGCGCTTTTGCTGGCGCTCGGCATGGTATCAGCCACGGCACAGGAAACGCTCGACCCCAAGGCCAAGCAGGGCGGCGCGATCACCATCACCTACAAGGACGATGTCGCCACCCTCGATCCGGCGATCGGCTACGACTGGCAGAACTGGTCGATGATCAAGAGCCTGTTCGACGGGCTGATGGATTACGAGCCCGGCACCACCACGCTGCGACCCGAACTGGCCGAAAGCTACGAGATCTCGCCCGACGGCAAGACCTTCACCTTCAAGCTGCGCAAGGGCGTGAAATTCCACAATGGCCGCGAGATGACGGCAGACGACGTCAAATATTCGCTCGACCGCGTCACCAACCCCAAGACGCAGAGCCCGGGCGCCGGCTTCTTCGCCTCGATCAACGGCTATGACGACGTCGCCGGCGGCAAGTCGGAAAGCCTGGCCGGCGTAACCGTGGTCGATCCCTCGACGGTCAAGATAGAGCTGTCGCGCCCCGACGCCACCTTCCTCCATGTCATGGCGATCAATTTCAGCCATGTCGTGCCCAAGGAAGAGGTCGAGAAATACGGCGCCGACTTCGGCAAGCACCCGGTCGGCACCGGCGCCTACAAGATGGCCGAGTGGACGCTCGGCCAGCGCCTGGTGTTCGAGCGCAACGCCGACTACTGGCACAAGGGCCTGCCCTATATCGACAAGATCACCTTCGAGATCGGCCAGGAGCCGATCGTAGCCCTTCTGCGCCTGCAGAATGGCGAGGTCGACGTTCCGGGCGACGGCATTCCGCCGGCCAAGTTCCAGGAGGTGATGGCCGATCCCGAGCAGAAGGCGCGCGTCGTCGAAGGCGGCCAGCTGCAGACCGGCTACGTCACCATGAACACCCAGATGGCGCCGTTCGACAACGTCAAGGTGCGCCAGGCGGTCAACATGGCGATCAACAAGGACCGCATCGTCAAGCTGATCAACAACCGCGCCGTCCCCGCCAACCAGCCGCTGCCGCCGTCGATGCCGGGTTATGACAAGGCTTTCACCGGTTATGCCTTCGATCTGGACAAGGCCAAGGCGCTGCTCGGCGAAGCCGGCCATCCCGAAGGCTTCGAGACCGAACTGTTCGTCATGAACACCGATCCCAACCCGCGCATCGCCCAGGCGATCCAGCAGGATCTGGCGGCAATCGGCATCAAGGCCTCGATCCAGTCGCTCGCCCAGGCCAACGTCATTGCCGCCGGCGGCGAAAAGGACGGCGCGCCGATGATCTGGTCCGGCGGCATGGCCTGGATCGCCGACTTCCCCGATCCGTCCAACTTCTACGGCCCGATCCTCGGCTGCGGCGGTGCGGTGCAGGGCGGCTGGAACTGGGCCTGGTACTGCAACAAGGAGCTCGACGAAAAGGCGGCAGCGGCCGATTCGATCGTCGATCCCGCCAAGGCCGAGGAACGCGCCAAATTGTGGGGCGAGATCTACGCCAAGATCATGGCCGACGCACCCTGGGCGCCCGTCTTCAACGAGCAGCGCTTCACCATGAAGTCGCCGCGCATGGGCGGCGACGACAAGCTGTATGTCGACCCGGTCCATATCCCGATCAACTACGACTATGTGTATGTGAACGATGTGCAATAA
- a CDS encoding helix-turn-helix transcriptional regulator — translation MAELCEKFIDQIYEASFVPEKWPVLLDDLARAVDGMGGYLFTISRGASAYVASDAVAPHVGAFMDEGWMAVNGRAARAEALAYPGFITDLDAFSEEELEREPIYRDFLRPRGMGWAAGTHIPLPTGDVLSFNLERSTARGPFERPYVEALDRLRPHIARAAMVGARIGLEKARAGADALEALGLPAAVLGGRGQLLACNQLMDRLIPDMVQDGTARAQITDRKADALLEAALAALAVGTRRGIVQSFPIKGDDGKPSGVAHLLPVRGSANDVFSRMNSILVIMPLPGPGAPPVKVLQALFDLTPSEARIAAALADGRTIDAISQDFGIARETVRSHLRSIFAKSGVSKQSSLVRLLLGVTLPRPGS, via the coding sequence TTGGCGGAGCTGTGCGAAAAATTCATCGACCAGATCTATGAGGCGTCCTTCGTCCCGGAGAAATGGCCTGTTTTGCTTGACGACCTCGCCAGGGCCGTCGACGGCATGGGCGGCTACCTCTTCACCATCAGCCGGGGCGCTTCCGCCTATGTCGCCTCCGATGCGGTGGCACCCCATGTCGGGGCCTTCATGGATGAAGGCTGGATGGCGGTGAACGGCCGGGCGGCGCGCGCCGAAGCGCTGGCCTATCCCGGCTTCATCACCGACCTCGATGCCTTCAGCGAAGAGGAACTGGAGCGCGAGCCGATCTACCGCGACTTCCTCAGGCCGCGCGGCATGGGCTGGGCCGCCGGCACCCATATCCCGCTGCCCACCGGCGACGTGCTGTCGTTCAACCTCGAGCGCTCCACCGCACGCGGGCCGTTCGAACGGCCCTATGTCGAGGCGCTCGACCGGCTGCGGCCGCATATTGCGCGCGCGGCCATGGTCGGCGCACGGATCGGCCTGGAAAAGGCGCGCGCCGGCGCCGATGCGCTGGAGGCGCTCGGCCTGCCGGCGGCGGTGCTGGGCGGACGCGGCCAGTTGCTCGCCTGCAACCAGCTGATGGACAGGCTGATCCCCGACATGGTGCAGGACGGCACGGCCCGCGCCCAGATCACCGACAGGAAAGCCGATGCGCTGCTCGAGGCGGCACTTGCGGCACTCGCCGTCGGCACCCGGCGCGGCATCGTCCAGTCGTTCCCGATCAAGGGCGATGACGGCAAGCCGTCAGGCGTGGCGCATCTGTTGCCGGTGCGCGGCTCGGCGAACGACGTGTTCAGCCGCATGAACAGCATCCTGGTCATCATGCCGCTGCCCGGCCCGGGCGCACCGCCGGTCAAGGTGCTGCAGGCGCTGTTCGACCTGACGCCGAGCGAAGCGCGCATCGCCGCGGCGCTCGCCGACGGCCGCACCATCGACGCCATCAGCCAGGATTTCGGCATCGCCCGGGAAACCGTGCGCTCGCATCTGCGCTCGATCTTCGCCAAGTCGGGGGTGTCCAAGCAGTCGTCGCTGGTCCGGCTGCTGCTCGGCGTGACGCTGCCGCGACCGGGCAGCTAG
- a CDS encoding acetamidase/formamidase family protein: MCNNCNYTIHGRHHHFGWDNSFAPAERVTPGSTIEFECLDSSGGQLTADSTVDDIAKLDFDQINPVTGPIFVEGAEPGDALKVTIEAFKPSGFGWTANIPGFGLLADDFKEPALTIWKYDATSLEPALFGKNGRVPLKPFAGTIGNAPAEMGHHSVVPPRRVGGNLDIRDLAAGTVLYLPVEVAGALFSVGDTHAAQGDGEVCGTAIESPMNVVLTLDLVKDARLKTPRFTTPGPVTRHLDAKGYEVTTGIGPDLMTGAKEAVAQMVDLLSRRYQMDPVDAYMLVSVCGDLRISEIVDMPNWVVSFYFPRCVFE, translated from the coding sequence ATGTGCAATAACTGCAACTACACCATCCACGGACGCCATCATCACTTCGGCTGGGACAATTCATTTGCCCCGGCCGAGCGGGTGACGCCCGGCTCGACGATCGAGTTCGAATGCCTTGATTCCTCGGGCGGCCAGCTCACGGCCGACAGCACCGTCGACGACATCGCAAAGCTCGACTTCGACCAGATCAACCCGGTGACCGGGCCGATCTTCGTCGAGGGCGCCGAACCGGGCGATGCGCTCAAGGTGACGATCGAGGCGTTCAAGCCGTCCGGCTTCGGCTGGACGGCCAACATCCCGGGCTTCGGCCTGCTCGCCGACGACTTCAAGGAGCCGGCGCTCACCATCTGGAAATATGACGCGACCTCGCTCGAACCGGCGCTTTTTGGCAAAAACGGCCGCGTGCCGCTGAAGCCTTTCGCCGGCACCATCGGCAACGCCCCTGCCGAGATGGGGCACCACTCGGTGGTGCCGCCACGCCGCGTCGGCGGCAATCTCGACATCCGCGACCTTGCCGCCGGCACCGTGCTCTATCTGCCTGTCGAAGTGGCGGGCGCGCTGTTCTCTGTCGGCGATACGCATGCCGCCCAGGGCGACGGCGAGGTCTGCGGCACGGCGATCGAAAGCCCGATGAACGTCGTGCTGACCCTCGATTTGGTCAAGGATGCCAGGCTGAAGACGCCGCGCTTCACCACGCCGGGGCCGGTGACGCGGCATCTCGACGCCAAGGGCTATGAGGTGACCACAGGCATCGGTCCCGATTTGATGACCGGCGCCAAAGAAGCCGTCGCCCAGATGGTCGACCTGCTGTCACGGCGTTACCAGATGGACCCCGTCGACGCCTACATGCTGGTGTCGGTGTGCGGCGACCTGCGCATCTCGGAGATTGTCGACATGCCGAACTGGGTGGTGTCGTTCTACTTCCCGCGCTGCGTGTTCGAATGA
- a CDS encoding ANTAR domain-containing response regulator: MSRAAHIPNLGGARAFVLHRPHATVGAISRQLQAIGLEVVDCWPDLPAEALAADFVFFDVDLGFDQQFPWARGAAPMPTIALIGSEAPGRIEWALSHKADAQLLKPVGNAGVYSALLIARQSFAARRQLADEIAALQQRVAERQTIVRAVAALSSQGVDDERAYAQLRSLAMNWQVSLEDAARRVVALTDKALSEKAMTDKAKTEKEGGLDQSHRA; this comes from the coding sequence ATGAGCCGGGCCGCCCATATCCCCAATCTCGGCGGTGCCAGGGCATTCGTGCTGCACCGCCCGCATGCCACGGTCGGCGCCATATCACGCCAGCTCCAGGCGATCGGCCTCGAGGTCGTCGACTGCTGGCCGGACCTGCCGGCCGAGGCGCTGGCCGCCGATTTCGTGTTCTTCGACGTCGATCTCGGCTTCGACCAGCAGTTTCCGTGGGCGCGGGGTGCCGCCCCGATGCCGACGATTGCGCTGATCGGCTCGGAAGCGCCGGGCCGGATCGAATGGGCGCTGTCGCACAAGGCCGATGCGCAGCTGCTGAAGCCGGTCGGCAATGCCGGCGTCTACAGCGCGCTTTTGATCGCCCGCCAGAGTTTTGCCGCGCGCCGGCAGCTGGCCGACGAGATCGCAGCACTCCAGCAGCGCGTCGCCGAGCGCCAGACCATCGTGCGCGCTGTTGCCGCTCTGTCGAGCCAGGGCGTCGACGACGAGCGCGCCTATGCGCAGTTGCGTTCGCTCGCCATGAACTGGCAGGTCAGCCTCGAGGACGCCGCCCGGCGTGTCGTCGCCCTCACCGACAAGGCCCTGAGCGAAAAGGCCATGACCGACAAGGCCAAGACCGAGAAGGAGGGCGGCCTTGACCAGTCCCATCGCGCCTGA
- a CDS encoding Shedu immune nuclease family protein — MAGPEKEDTYASAPIDAGTHAEDGSFLVLETIPDGKTQYLSYHLSVKAYDRAKAAGADMELLDEASQPQLLAEYSFETKVLTTYPIWLRSNQTNFLKPKYGTIARISFEDGHEMEVDKHIGLFFGLPTGFHRKPFEGFGVDPRIKYLIDAFRNLPGIVGITMCEDDQISVDGDHVRLPIHIFDDARLNINRAHDAARDFANGEKMAYLKNLFLPYVVPGYEPNDFERPGIDLQDTVRSALAKKGIPRSRNTNNSAAIRSVMRQVVEITQDDPVQLFELSEKIQLASLSALIEDMAKEMAKGHREAFWQTYFEENPFILKVLFGLPVVHYTSQATVGGMGLKRKGEKQADYLVKAGMLGNLAIVEIKTTETQLLTKPPYRPPNLYGPHPELTGGVNQLVDQKLRLIKSIAAKKEEEEEPNIQAWSVPCILIIGRVPEKKDEKQSFEIYRGSQKDVLIITFDELLAKLVALHEFLITKPDKIDEDAAKLV, encoded by the coding sequence GTGGCCGGTCCGGAGAAGGAAGATACCTATGCCAGCGCGCCTATCGACGCCGGCACGCATGCCGAGGACGGTTCTTTCCTGGTCCTTGAGACCATTCCCGATGGGAAGACCCAGTATCTAAGCTACCATCTCAGCGTGAAGGCCTATGATAGGGCGAAGGCGGCTGGAGCCGATATGGAGCTTTTGGACGAAGCGTCCCAGCCTCAGCTGCTGGCGGAATATAGCTTCGAGACGAAAGTCCTGACCACCTATCCGATCTGGCTCCGCTCGAACCAGACCAATTTCCTCAAGCCGAAGTACGGGACAATCGCCAGGATATCGTTCGAGGACGGGCATGAGATGGAAGTCGACAAGCACATAGGCTTGTTCTTCGGCTTGCCGACCGGATTTCACCGCAAGCCGTTCGAGGGGTTTGGCGTCGATCCCCGCATCAAGTATCTCATCGACGCCTTCCGCAACCTCCCCGGCATCGTAGGCATCACGATGTGCGAGGACGACCAGATCTCGGTCGATGGCGACCACGTGCGCCTTCCCATCCACATCTTCGACGACGCCCGCCTGAACATAAACCGGGCCCACGATGCCGCTCGTGATTTCGCCAACGGCGAGAAGATGGCCTACCTCAAAAACCTTTTCTTGCCTTACGTAGTCCCGGGATACGAACCCAACGATTTCGAGCGGCCCGGAATCGACCTGCAGGATACCGTTCGGTCGGCGCTGGCGAAGAAGGGCATCCCGCGGTCCCGCAACACCAACAACAGTGCCGCTATCCGGAGCGTGATGCGCCAGGTCGTGGAGATCACCCAGGACGATCCGGTGCAGCTCTTCGAATTGAGCGAAAAGATCCAATTGGCCTCCCTTTCCGCATTGATCGAGGACATGGCCAAGGAGATGGCCAAGGGCCACCGCGAGGCGTTCTGGCAGACCTATTTTGAGGAGAACCCATTCATCCTAAAGGTGCTCTTCGGGCTGCCGGTGGTGCACTATACCAGCCAGGCGACAGTCGGCGGGATGGGGCTGAAGCGGAAGGGCGAGAAGCAGGCCGATTACTTGGTCAAAGCCGGGATGCTGGGTAATCTGGCCATCGTCGAGATCAAAACGACTGAGACTCAGTTGCTGACCAAGCCCCCCTATCGTCCACCCAACCTCTATGGCCCGCACCCGGAACTGACAGGTGGTGTGAACCAGTTGGTCGACCAGAAGCTTCGTCTCATCAAGAGCATCGCAGCCAAGAAGGAAGAGGAGGAGGAGCCGAACATCCAGGCTTGGTCGGTCCCGTGCATTCTCATCATCGGCAGGGTCCCCGAGAAAAAGGACGAGAAGCAATCCTTCGAGATATACCGCGGCAGCCAGAAGGACGTGCTCATCATCACGTTCGACGAGTTGCTGGCAAAGCTGGTGGCCCTGCACGAATTCCTGATCACCAAGCCAGACAAGATCGACGAGGACGCCGCGAAACTCGTTTAA
- a CDS encoding ABC transporter permease, with protein sequence MTSPIAPEISAIAVPAKARAGVWRRLVRRPLALTGLVIIALTVAGALLAPYLTGYDPNEQMFDGLTLEGAPLPPSATFWLGTDLLGRDLLTRILYGARTSLIIGIVANGAALLIGTLVGITAGYFRGYVGAALMRFTDLMMAFPALLLAICLAAVFQPSLWIVAMVIALVNWVQTARIVFTETSSLAEREFIDAERTIGAGTARILFRHILPHLLPTIIVWGTLGISTTVLLEATLSYLGIGVQPPTASWGNIIFENQTYFQAAPWLVFFPGAAILALALAFNLVGDALRDILDPTQRGRA encoded by the coding sequence TTGACCAGTCCCATCGCGCCTGAGATATCCGCCATCGCTGTGCCGGCCAAGGCACGCGCCGGTGTCTGGCGCCGCCTCGTCAGGCGGCCGCTGGCGCTGACCGGCCTGGTGATCATCGCGCTCACGGTCGCCGGCGCCCTGCTCGCCCCCTATCTCACCGGCTACGACCCCAACGAGCAGATGTTCGACGGGCTGACGCTGGAAGGCGCACCGCTGCCGCCCAGCGCCACCTTCTGGCTCGGCACCGACCTGCTCGGCCGGGACCTTCTGACCCGCATTCTCTATGGCGCGCGGACCTCGCTGATCATCGGCATCGTTGCCAATGGCGCTGCCCTTCTGATCGGCACGCTCGTCGGCATCACCGCCGGCTACTTCCGCGGTTATGTCGGGGCGGCCCTGATGCGCTTTACCGACCTGATGATGGCCTTTCCGGCCCTGCTGCTCGCCATCTGCCTGGCCGCCGTGTTCCAGCCCAGCCTGTGGATCGTCGCCATGGTGATCGCGCTGGTCAACTGGGTGCAGACGGCGCGCATCGTCTTCACCGAAACCAGCTCGCTTGCCGAACGTGAGTTCATCGACGCCGAGCGCACCATCGGCGCCGGTACGGCACGCATCCTGTTCCGCCACATCCTGCCGCATCTTTTGCCGACCATCATCGTCTGGGGCACGCTCGGCATCTCGACGACGGTGCTTCTGGAAGCGACGCTGTCCTATCTCGGCATCGGCGTGCAGCCGCCGACGGCGTCGTGGGGCAACATCATCTTCGAGAACCAGACCTATTTCCAGGCAGCACCCTGGCTGGTGTTCTTCCCCGGTGCGGCGATCCTGGCACTGGCGCTTGCCTTCAACCTCGTCGGTGATGCGCTGCGCGACATTCTCGACCCGACGCAGCGAGGCCGGGCATGA
- a CDS encoding ABC transporter permease, whose protein sequence is MIAYLTRRLIQAALILLGVSLITFALLYLLPADPVRQIAGRSATPQTVESIRQQLGLDQPFAVQYWRYLTNLVSGDLGRSYIQRSEVSELIVARLPASLLLMVGAIVCELVIGLSMGLVAAVKRGTATDQALMVGSFIGVSAPQFVVGLLLLYVFAVKLGWFPIGGYGTFSHMVLPSLTLGILGAGWYSRMMRSSMIDVLRQDYIRTARAKGLAQRAVLFGHALPNAILPVIAMIGIDIGMFMGGIVVVESVFGWPGIGQLAWQAIQRVDIPIIMGVTLVSACAIVLGNLLADIVAPFIDPRIKLR, encoded by the coding sequence ATGATCGCCTATCTCACCCGCCGGCTGATCCAGGCAGCGCTGATCCTGCTCGGCGTGTCGCTGATCACCTTCGCCCTGCTCTATCTCCTGCCGGCCGATCCGGTGCGCCAGATCGCCGGCCGCAGCGCCACCCCGCAGACGGTCGAGAGCATCCGCCAGCAGCTCGGGCTCGACCAGCCCTTCGCCGTGCAATACTGGCGCTATCTGACCAACCTTGTCAGCGGCGATCTCGGCCGTTCCTACATCCAGCGTTCGGAGGTCAGCGAGCTGATCGTGGCGCGCCTGCCGGCCAGCCTGCTTCTGATGGTCGGCGCCATCGTCTGCGAGCTGGTCATCGGCCTGAGCATGGGCCTGGTCGCTGCGGTCAAGCGCGGCACCGCCACCGACCAGGCGCTGATGGTCGGCTCCTTCATCGGCGTGTCGGCGCCGCAATTCGTCGTCGGCCTGCTTCTGCTCTACGTCTTTGCCGTCAAGCTCGGCTGGTTTCCGATCGGCGGCTACGGCACCTTCAGCCACATGGTGCTGCCGTCGCTGACGCTCGGCATCCTCGGCGCCGGCTGGTATTCGCGCATGATGCGCTCGTCGATGATCGACGTCCTGCGCCAGGACTATATCCGCACCGCCCGCGCCAAGGGCCTGGCCCAGCGCGCCGTGCTGTTCGGCCACGCTCTGCCCAACGCCATCCTGCCTGTCATAGCCATGATCGGCATCGACATCGGCATGTTCATGGGCGGCATCGTGGTGGTCGAAAGCGTGTTCGGCTGGCCCGGCATCGGCCAGCTCGCCTGGCAGGCGATCCAGCGCGTCGACATCCCGATCATCATGGGCGTCACGCTCGTCTCGGCCTGCGCCATCGTGCTCGGCAATCTGCTCGCCGACATCGTCGCCCCGTTCATCGATCCACGCATCAAGCTGCGCTGA
- a CDS encoding RES family NAD+ phosphorylase, protein MTDDSLDPAFKSHRDYYHFRREVVKSRRYIGSPETVAFLQAVAATCHARETIFKVGAGLRRAQVAHGLRPIYQTGDDGEYIHIDDIECAANKARMMPLPDRAGDGRVNPRGIPCLYMATNDATAVSEVRPAIGAYVTVAVMKCLRELKLIDCSVLAEKQFIYFKEPERAEMEEAVWSDINRAFSAPVDRSDDAAEYAPTQILSELFRSLGYDGVAYKSAFGEDGYNVAIFNIDDFEVGWCRLFKVKDITHKIEQQPD, encoded by the coding sequence GTGACGGACGACAGTTTGGATCCGGCTTTCAAGTCGCACCGTGATTACTATCATTTCCGACGCGAGGTAGTGAAGTCACGTCGTTACATTGGGTCTCCGGAGACGGTAGCATTTCTGCAAGCCGTCGCTGCCACCTGTCATGCCCGAGAGACTATCTTCAAAGTGGGCGCGGGATTGAGGCGCGCCCAAGTAGCACATGGCCTGAGACCGATTTATCAAACTGGCGACGACGGTGAATACATACACATCGACGATATCGAGTGCGCAGCCAACAAGGCCCGCATGATGCCTTTGCCTGACCGGGCTGGCGACGGGCGCGTGAACCCCCGCGGCATACCCTGTCTCTATATGGCGACCAACGACGCTACGGCAGTATCGGAAGTCAGGCCCGCGATCGGCGCTTACGTGACCGTCGCCGTTATGAAATGCTTGCGCGAATTGAAACTGATCGACTGCAGCGTTCTCGCCGAAAAGCAGTTCATATACTTCAAAGAGCCAGAACGCGCCGAGATGGAGGAGGCCGTCTGGTCGGATATCAACAGGGCATTTTCAGCGCCTGTAGATAGGTCCGACGACGCAGCGGAGTACGCGCCTACACAGATTCTCTCGGAATTGTTCCGCTCCCTCGGTTACGACGGCGTGGCGTACAAAAGCGCGTTCGGCGAGGACGGCTACAATGTCGCAATCTTCAATATTGACGATTTCGAAGTCGGGTGGTGTCGGCTGTTTAAAGTGAAAGACATTACGCACAAGATTGAGCAGCAACCCGACTGA
- a CDS encoding ABC transporter ATP-binding protein, protein MNAATDPKQAAGAPAPAADRPVLDVAGLTISVRGEDGERPVVSDLSFSLARGETLCIAGESGSGKSMTSLAIMALLPQPAALLSAGSIRLGDTDLAGLDERRMRRIRGNRIAMIFQEPMTSLNPVLSIGRQLVEAIEAHKGVSAAQSRKLAIEALTAVRIPEAESRLKRYPHELSGGMRQRVMIAMALALKPDVLIADEPTTALDVTVQGEVLELLRDLQRQHGTSVILITHDMGVVAEMADRVIIMRNGRMVEQGKVADIFERPAVDYTRDLLAAVPRMGTARQAALPEIEAAKPQPVAVARDLHVRFDLTGGFFGRVNRRVHAVEGISFSIAPNETLSLVGESGCGKSTTAKALAGLVPYHGELEIGGRNLSGLGREARKAVRRDVQMIFQDPYASLDPRMRVGDLVAEPLLIHDIGTSEERSERVAALFERVGLSTEQMERYPHEFSGGQRQRICIARALALRPKLIIADESVSALDVSVQARVLQLLKELQREFGVAYLFISHDMAVVENISDRVAVMYLGQIVEMGTRDQIFSNPRHPYTRRLIEAVPVPDPLRRRTRFARMEREIPSPVRRLGDAPEKLVLTDVGGGHLVAESSDR, encoded by the coding sequence ATGAACGCAGCGACCGATCCGAAACAGGCTGCCGGAGCCCCTGCCCCGGCAGCCGACAGGCCGGTGCTCGACGTCGCCGGGCTGACCATTTCCGTGCGCGGCGAAGACGGCGAACGGCCTGTCGTCTCCGACCTCTCCTTCTCCTTGGCGCGCGGCGAGACCTTGTGCATCGCCGGTGAATCCGGCTCCGGCAAGTCGATGACCTCGCTGGCGATCATGGCGCTGCTGCCGCAGCCGGCGGCCCTGTTATCAGCCGGTTCGATCAGGCTCGGCGACACCGATCTCGCGGGCCTCGACGAACGCCGGATGCGCCGCATCCGCGGCAACCGCATCGCCATGATCTTCCAGGAGCCGATGACCTCGCTCAACCCGGTGCTGTCGATCGGCCGCCAGTTGGTCGAGGCGATCGAGGCCCATAAAGGTGTTTCCGCGGCCCAGTCGCGCAAACTCGCCATCGAGGCGCTGACCGCCGTGCGCATCCCCGAGGCCGAAAGCCGGCTGAAACGATATCCGCATGAACTGTCCGGCGGCATGCGCCAGCGCGTCATGATCGCCATGGCACTGGCGCTGAAGCCCGACGTGCTGATCGCCGACGAGCCGACAACGGCACTCGACGTCACCGTGCAGGGCGAAGTGCTCGAACTGTTGCGCGACCTGCAGCGCCAGCACGGCACCAGCGTCATCCTCATCACCCACGACATGGGCGTGGTCGCCGAAATGGCCGACCGCGTCATCATCATGCGCAATGGCCGCATGGTCGAGCAGGGCAAGGTCGCCGACATCTTCGAACGGCCCGCAGTCGACTACACACGCGACCTGCTGGCCGCGGTGCCGCGCATGGGCACCGCGCGGCAGGCAGCACTCCCGGAGATCGAAGCGGCGAAACCCCAGCCGGTCGCTGTGGCGCGCGACCTCCATGTCCGCTTCGACCTGACCGGCGGCTTCTTCGGCCGGGTCAACCGCCGGGTGCATGCCGTCGAGGGCATCAGCTTTTCCATCGCGCCCAACGAGACGCTGTCCCTGGTCGGCGAATCCGGCTGCGGCAAGTCGACGACGGCGAAAGCGCTTGCCGGCCTGGTGCCCTATCACGGCGAGCTTGAGATCGGCGGGCGCAACCTGTCCGGCCTCGGCCGCGAAGCGCGCAAGGCGGTGCGCCGCGACGTGCAGATGATTTTCCAGGACCCCTACGCCTCGCTCGATCCGCGCATGCGTGTCGGCGACCTCGTCGCCGAGCCGCTTTTGATTCACGACATCGGCACATCAGAGGAGCGCAGCGAACGGGTCGCCGCCCTGTTCGAGCGCGTCGGTCTTTCGACTGAGCAGATGGAGCGTTATCCGCATGAGTTTTCCGGCGGCCAGCGCCAGCGCATCTGCATCGCCCGCGCCTTGGCGTTGCGGCCCAAGCTGATCATCGCCGATGAGAGCGTGTCGGCGCTCGACGTATCGGTGCAGGCGCGCGTGCTGCAATTGCTGAAGGAGCTGCAGCGCGAATTCGGCGTCGCCTATCTGTTCATCTCGCACGACATGGCGGTGGTGGAGAACATCTCCGACCGTGTCGCCGTCATGTATCTCGGCCAGATCGTCGAGATGGGCACGCGCGACCAGATCTTTTCCAATCCGCGCCATCCCTACACCAGGCGGCTGATCGAGGCGGTGCCGGTTCCCGATCCGCTCAGGCGCCGGACACGTTTCGCCCGCATGGAGCGCGAGATTCCGAGCCCGGTGCGCAGGCTTGGCGATGCGCCTGAGAAACTGGTGCTCACCGACGTCGGCGGCGGCCACCTCGTCGCCGAATCGTCGGATCGGTAA